A single genomic interval of Zingiber officinale cultivar Zhangliang chromosome 4A, Zo_v1.1, whole genome shotgun sequence harbors:
- the LOC121970758 gene encoding serine/threonine-protein kinase D6PK-like, which yields MSSGQPPESASQQHCKQEPGIPIILQETVQRYTPVDGDTVVFECLKKGHNVDEICTNVSKLPCASDLDPSFGSTKRLSGQGSTTELSQLNKNPNLKEIGEDMKEILEQHNTDNHRVSVKVSDSNSSLRKTSASTKLSDQVESGKNSMCKASTSSDASNESSCSSIGSNINKPHKANDSRWEAIQAMRAKDGVLGLNHFRLLKRLGSGDIGTVYLSELSGTKCCFAMKVMDKVSLAGRKKLLRAQTEREILQCLDHPFLPTLYTDFETEKYSCLVMEYCPGGDLHTLRQRQPGKCFSEPAVRFYVAEILLALEYLHMLGVIYRDLKPENVLVREDGHIMLSDFDLSLRCTVSPTLIKSSNTTYEPRRNNHGYCIQPGCVEPSCIQPSCAAPTTCFFPRLFPSKSKVRKQKLEIGNQISPLPELIAEPTDARSMSFVGTHEYLAPEIIKGEGHGSAVDWWTLGIFLYELLFGKTPFKGSGNRATLFNVIGQPLRFPEYPVVSFSTRDLIRGLLVKEPQHRLAYKRGATEIKQHPFFEGVNWALIRCATPPDVPKPIKIEQHIGAMASTSQNANPTSEKGSDNYLEFNFF from the exons ATGTCAAGTGGACAGCCTCCGGAATCAGCTTCTCAACAACATTGCAAACAAGAACCTGGAATTCCAATCATATTGCAGGAAACAGTTCAGAGATACACTCCAGTAGATGGAGATACTGTGGTCTTTGAGTGTCTAAAAAAGGGTCATAATGTTGATGAAATTTGTACAAACGTCTCCAAACTTCCATGTGCCAGTGACTTGGATCCATCCTTTGGTTCTACAAAACGTTTAAGTGGACAAGGTTCAACCACAGAATTGTCACAGTTGAACAAGAATCCAAACTTGAAAGAAATTGGAGAAGATATGAAGGAAATATTAGAGCAGCACAACACGGATAATCACAGAGTTTCTGTGAAAGTCAGTGATAGCAACAGTAGTTTGAGAAAGACTAGTGCAAGCACCAAGCTTAGTGATCAGGTTGAGAGTGGGAAAAATAGTATGTGCAAAGCTAGTACAAGCAGTGATGCAAGTAATGAAAGCAGTTGTAGTAGCATAGGCAGTAACATTAACAAGCCTCACAAAGCAAACGATTCAAGGTGGGAAGCAATCCAGGCAATGCGTGCTAAAGATGGAGTTCTCGGTTTAAATCATTTCAGGTTGCTTAAGAGATTGGGTTCTGGAGATATAGGCACTGTATATTTGTCAGAACTGAGTGGGACCAAATGCTGTTTCGCTATGAAGGTTATGGACAAAGTATCTCTTGCTGGTCGTAAAAAGCTGCTTAGAGCACAGACAGAGAGGGAGATATTACAATGCCTTGATCACCCTTTTCTTCCTACATTGTATACTGACTTTGAGACTGAAAAATATTCTTGTTTGGTGATGGAGTACTGTCCAGGAGGAGATCTGCACACCCTGCGGCAGAGGCAACCAGGAAAATGTTTTTCAGAACCAGCAGTGAG GTTTTATGTTGCTGAAATCCTCCTTGCTCTGGAATATCTGCATATGCTTGGTGTCATCTATCGTGACCTGAAGCCAGAGAATGTCCTTGTCCGAGAAGATGGCCACATCATGCTCTCAGACTTTGATCTTTCTCTTCGTTGTACTGTTAGTCCCACCCTCATTAAATCATCAAATACTACTTATGAGCCTAGAAGAAACAATCATGGCTACTGCATCCAACCTGGTTGTGTTGAACCATCCTGCATCCAGCCTTCCTGTGCTGCCCCCACTACATGTTTCTTCCCTCGGTTATTTCCCTCCAAGTCCAAGGTGCGGAAACAGAAGCTTGAGATTGGAAATCAGATCAGTCCATTGCCTGAGCTCATTGCAGAACCTACTGATGCTAGATCCATGTCATTTGTTGGTACTCATGAGTACTTGGCCCCTGAGATCATCAAAGGTGAGGGCCATGGAAGTGCTGTTGACTGGTGGACCTTAGGTATCTTCCTGTATGAGCTTTTATTTGGAAAGACTCCTTTCAAGGGTTCAGGCAACCGTGCTACATTGTTTAATGTGATTGGTCAGCCCTTGAGGTTTCCTGAGTATCCAGTTGTGAGTTTCTCTACTAGAGATCTCATAAGGGGATTACTAGTCAAAGAGCCACAGCATCGGCTTGCTTATAAGCGTGGGGCTACAGAGATAAAGCAGCACCCATTTTTTGAGGGTGTTAATTGGGCCTTGATTAGATGTGCAACCCCTCCTGATGTCCCGAAACCCATTAAGATTGAGCAACACATTGGGGCAATGGCATCAACTAGTCAGAATGCTAACCCTACATCTGAGAAAGGTTCAGATAACTATCTGGAGTTCAATTTCTTCTAA
- the LOC121970759 gene encoding alpha/beta hydrolase domain-containing protein 17C-like has translation MGGVTSSVAAKFAFFPPSPPSYGVAVADEATGRVEMTGVAPRENVEVRRLRTRRRTEIVSMYVKNPAARLTVLYSHGNAADLGQMYELFCELSKHLCVNLMGYDYSGYGQSSGKPSEQNTYADIEAAYRCLEETYGAHAENIILYGQSVGSGPTLELATRLPNLRAVVLHSPILSGLRVMYPVKYSYWFDIYKNIDKIPSVQCPVLVIHGMADDVVDSSHGKRLWELCKEKYEPLWIKGGNHCNLELYPEYIRHLKKFISAVEKTPPAETALTDRALVQDPPSTSTDHIDLQRKSTDRREKPRASTDCREKGRNSTDRRDRPRISIDKKEKSRKSFEVTEKARLSVDQPEKPRKSFDRFGGMMKSVGLCNIDCFKVPASQLEECKGEC, from the exons ATGGGCGGGGTCACGTCGTCGGTGGCGGCGAAGTTCGCATTCTTCCCGCCGAGCCCTCCCTCGTACGGTGTGGCGGTCGCGGATGAGGCGACGGGGCGGGTGGAGATGACGGGCGTGGCGCCACGGGAGAACGTGGAGGTCCGACGGCTGCGTACGAGGCGGAGGACGGAGATCGTCTCCATGTACGTGAAGAACCCCGCTGCGCGTCTCACCGTGCTCTACTCGCACGGGAACGCCGCCGACCTTGGGCAGATGTATGAGCTCTTCTGCGAGCTCAGCAAACATCTCTGCGTCAATCTTATGGG GTATGATTATTCTGGGTATGGACAATCTTCTGGAAAG CCAAGCGAGCAAAACACTTACGCTGATATAGAAGCTGCTTATAGGTGTCTTGAAGAAACATATGGAGCTCATGCAGAAAACATTATACTTTACGGCCAGTCGGTTGGTAGTGGGCCTACATTGGAACTGGCTACCCGTTTACCAAACTTAAGAGCAGTCGTGCTCCACAGCCCGATTTTGTCTGGTTTGCGCGTCATGTATCCTGTGAAGTATTCATACTGGTTCGATATATATAAg AACATTGATAAAATTCCTTCAGTTCAATGTCCAGTGCTGGTTATACAT GGAATGGCGGATGATGTCGTGGATTCGTCCCATGGAAAACGCCTTTGGGAGCTTTGCAAAGAAAAATATGAACCTTTATGGATTAAGGGAGGGAATCACTGTAATTTGGAATTGTACCCAGAGTACATAAGGCATCTTAAGAAGTTCATATCAGCGGTCGAGAAGACACCTCCAGCTGAAACTGCATTGACTGATCGAGCACTCGTACAGGATCCTCCTAGTACGAGCACTGATCATATTGATCTCCAAAGAAAAAGCACAGATAGGAGGGAAAAACCAAGGGCGAGTACTGATTGCAGAGAGAAGGGTAGAAATAGCACAGATAGGAGAGACAGACCGAGAATAAGCATCGATAAGAAAGAAAAATCAAGAAAGAGCTTTGAAGTCACCGAAAAAGCGAGACTTAGTGTGGATCAGCCAGAGAAACCGAGGAAGAGCTTTGACCG GTTCGGAGGAATGATGAAGTCGGTAGGCTTGTGTAATATCGATTGTTTCAAAGTTCCCGCTTCTCAACTGGAGGAGTGCAAAGGCGAGTGCTAG